One window of the Rosa rugosa chromosome 3, drRosRugo1.1, whole genome shotgun sequence genome contains the following:
- the LOC133739604 gene encoding uncharacterized protein LOC133739604 produces MAKKMVATVSPLRWLEIVTEERVSSRSTLSRGVLVSFLFITQPPPPSPNDTEPSSSSFSASDHNPSKNEEEREVGCEGLGLKDGGCSRVQGLCFRDELEQLRKKSGAIDQALLFPCQVDEGGICQNTPIRGSLLTGKILRLLLLCWSSTPPLVSSRKIMRVMLQQLSWLVLLLKPRQTQGLPALLEHFS; encoded by the exons AtggcgaagaagatggtggctACGGTGAGCCCACTCCGATGGTTGGAGATCGTGACGGAGGAGAGAGTGTCCTCCAGATCCACTTTGTCTCGTGGAGTTCTTGTTTCCTTTCTGTTCATCACCCAACCTCCTCCTCCATCTCCGAACGACACCGaaccgtcctcttcttccttctccgccTCCGACCACAACCCGTCTAAGaacgaagaggagagagaggtcggGTGCGAGGGGTTAGGGCTCAAAGATGGTGGATGTTCCAGAGTTCAAGGCCTCTGTTTCAGAGACGAACTGGAGCAACTCCGAAAGAAGTCTGG GGCCATTGATCAAGCACTTCTCTTCCCTTGTCAAGTGGACGAGGGCGGCATCTGCCAAAACACCCCAATCAG GGGAAGCCTCCTGACTGGCAAGATTTTGCGGTTATTATTACTCTGCTGGTCATCAACTCCACCATTAGTTTCATCAAGGAAAATAATGCGGGTAATGCTGCAGCAGCTCTCATGGCTCGTCTTGCTCCTAAAGCCAAG ACAAACACAAGGGTTGCCAGCTCTCTTGGAACATTTCTCTTAA